In Streptomyces violaceusniger Tu 4113, one DNA window encodes the following:
- a CDS encoding alpha-galactosidase, whose translation MPTISRAPDTGVWLLTTPRTSYALRIDETGAPCHLAWGPRLRLREAEELVVPAGEAASSFEGRPAVGEELPVDGGTRYGTPSLQVRYADGSRAFEWQPTGHRVRTPSDGVRELSLEFRDRHYPLRVALYYRVRDDTDVIERWTVLSNDGDQQLSLMRADSAAWSLPATADYRLSHVTGQWSAESQLRREHLPYGETALTSRRGITSHHAAPWVMVDAGDATEEYGRVFGAALAWSGSWRITVQRTPDGRAGFSGGAGHEGTCVPLAPGEEFATPVFAGLFTDGGFGAASRAWHAYTLRHVLPHGHEVAPVLYNSWEATGFDVDEANQKALAERAAALGVELYVVDDGWFGARRSDHAGLGDWTPAQDRFPEGLGPLADTVHRLGMRFGIWVEPEMVNPDSDLYRAHPDWVLHTPGRARSELRNQLVLNFARDDVADWAYGWLTRLVTDHGIDFLKWDMNRAFSEAGWPGPPDGHDRLWTGYVANLYGVLDRLRADHAGLRIETCSGGGGRVDLGILTRTDQAWVSDNTDAVDRLVIQHGFGQLHPARTMSAWVTDVPHQLTSRTVPLRFRFHVAMCGLLGIGGDLARWSEAELAEGAELVAEYKRVRHLVQHGALYRLSGPHGELPTVVQYAAEDAAETLVLAWQRGPRHGVPRLPVRLRGLTPGARYRDTRTGEVHHATVLAEYGFHPDLRPGDWASTALHLVRVEQDDD comes from the coding sequence ATGCCGACGATCTCCCGTGCCCCGGACACCGGGGTCTGGCTGCTGACCACTCCCCGTACGTCATACGCCCTGCGTATCGACGAAACGGGCGCGCCCTGCCACCTCGCATGGGGGCCGCGGCTAAGGCTGCGGGAGGCGGAGGAGCTGGTCGTGCCCGCCGGGGAGGCGGCGAGCAGCTTCGAGGGACGGCCCGCGGTGGGCGAGGAACTGCCGGTCGACGGCGGCACCCGCTACGGCACGCCCTCCCTCCAGGTCCGCTACGCGGACGGCTCCCGCGCCTTCGAGTGGCAGCCGACCGGACACCGCGTCCGCACGCCGTCCGACGGCGTCCGCGAACTCTCGCTGGAATTCCGCGACCGCCACTACCCGCTGCGCGTCGCCCTGTACTACAGGGTTCGGGACGACACGGATGTCATCGAGCGCTGGACGGTGCTGAGCAACGACGGGGACCAGCAGCTCAGCCTGATGCGGGCCGACTCGGCCGCCTGGTCCCTGCCGGCGACGGCCGACTACCGGCTCAGTCATGTCACCGGCCAGTGGTCCGCGGAGAGCCAACTGCGCCGCGAACACCTGCCGTACGGGGAGACCGCGCTGACCAGCCGGCGTGGCATCACCAGCCACCACGCCGCTCCCTGGGTGATGGTGGACGCGGGCGACGCCACCGAGGAGTACGGCCGGGTGTTCGGCGCGGCCCTGGCCTGGAGCGGGAGTTGGCGCATCACCGTTCAGCGCACACCGGACGGACGCGCCGGGTTCTCCGGCGGCGCCGGCCACGAGGGCACCTGCGTGCCGCTCGCGCCGGGCGAGGAATTCGCCACCCCCGTGTTCGCCGGGCTGTTCACGGACGGCGGGTTCGGCGCGGCGAGCCGGGCCTGGCACGCGTACACACTGCGCCACGTCCTGCCGCACGGGCATGAGGTGGCGCCGGTGCTCTACAACTCCTGGGAGGCCACCGGCTTCGACGTGGACGAGGCGAACCAGAAGGCGCTGGCCGAGCGGGCCGCCGCCCTGGGCGTGGAGCTGTACGTCGTCGACGACGGCTGGTTCGGGGCCCGGCGCAGCGACCACGCGGGGCTCGGCGACTGGACCCCCGCCCAGGACCGCTTCCCCGAGGGCCTGGGCCCCCTGGCCGACACGGTGCACCGCCTGGGCATGCGCTTCGGCATCTGGGTGGAGCCGGAGATGGTCAATCCCGACAGCGACCTCTACCGCGCGCACCCGGACTGGGTCCTGCACACCCCCGGCCGGGCCCGCAGCGAGCTGCGCAACCAGCTCGTCCTGAACTTCGCCCGCGACGATGTCGCCGACTGGGCGTACGGCTGGCTGACCCGGCTGGTCACGGACCACGGCATCGACTTCCTCAAGTGGGACATGAACCGCGCCTTCAGCGAGGCCGGCTGGCCCGGCCCACCGGACGGCCACGACCGGCTGTGGACGGGCTATGTGGCCAATCTGTACGGCGTCCTCGACCGGCTGCGGGCCGACCATGCCGGGCTGCGCATCGAGACCTGCAGCGGCGGTGGCGGACGCGTGGACCTCGGCATCCTCACCCGCACCGACCAGGCGTGGGTGTCGGACAACACCGATGCGGTCGACCGCCTGGTCATCCAGCACGGCTTCGGTCAGCTCCACCCGGCGCGCACGATGTCCGCGTGGGTGACCGACGTACCCCATCAACTCACCTCCCGCACCGTGCCGTTGCGGTTCCGCTTCCACGTGGCGATGTGCGGGCTGCTGGGCATCGGCGGCGATCTGGCCCGCTGGTCCGAGGCGGAACTCGCCGAGGGCGCCGAGCTGGTGGCCGAGTACAAGCGGGTGCGCCACCTGGTCCAGCACGGCGCCCTGTACCGGCTGTCCGGGCCGCACGGCGAGCTGCCGACGGTGGTGCAGTACGCCGCCGAGGACGCCGCCGAGACCCTGGTACTGGCCTGGCAGCGCGGCCCGCGCCACGGAGTCCCGCGGCTGCCGGTACGGCTGCGCGGCCTCACCCCCGGCGCCCGCTACCGCGACACCCGCACCGGTGAGGTGCACCATGCCACCGTGCTCGCCGAGTACGGATTCCACCCGGACCTCCGGCCCGGCGACTGGGCCAGCACAGCCCTACACCTGGTCAGGGTGGAGCAGGACGATGACTGA
- a CDS encoding ROK family transcriptional regulator: MSSPPAVESFPANTSAAAQIFTTVLSQGPLTRMEVARRAGLSAAAVTKAVRPLIEAGYLVEDVDEDARPALGRPANLVRVDGGRALFIGVKVTGDKLIGVLTDLCCRILVARHIPLAARDPKAVLGSATELVRELLIEADGLGVRVAGLGMAVSGDVDRAEGVVRYSPFLEWRDVPLAELVAMTTGLPVTVDNDVRALTVAEQWFGAGVGLSGFAVVTVGAGIGCGLVVHGRVVAGAHGVAGEIGHVTVDPAGPHCHCGNRGCLEAIASDDAIVRQMRAATGVQVADAVQAAGLAHDGVAGAREIYARAGDAIGRGIATVANLLGPERVIISGEGLAAYDLFADHIRAAFAAAAFGSAAQCDVRTRPLPFDEWARGAAATAIQSFIRSDPNQHNNQRIRGAAMTQHA; this comes from the coding sequence ATGTCCTCGCCCCCTGCCGTCGAGTCGTTCCCCGCGAACACGTCGGCCGCCGCGCAGATCTTCACCACGGTCCTGTCCCAGGGCCCTCTCACCCGTATGGAAGTGGCCCGGCGGGCGGGGCTGTCGGCCGCTGCCGTCACCAAGGCGGTCCGTCCCCTGATCGAGGCCGGCTACCTGGTGGAGGACGTGGACGAGGACGCGCGCCCGGCGCTCGGGCGGCCCGCGAACCTGGTGCGGGTGGACGGCGGCCGGGCGCTGTTCATCGGGGTCAAGGTGACCGGAGACAAGCTCATCGGTGTGCTCACCGACCTGTGCTGCCGGATCCTGGTCGCCCGGCACATCCCCCTCGCCGCCCGGGACCCCAAGGCGGTGCTGGGGTCGGCCACCGAACTCGTACGGGAGCTGCTCATCGAGGCGGACGGCCTCGGCGTGCGCGTCGCGGGTCTGGGCATGGCCGTCTCCGGCGATGTGGACCGGGCCGAGGGCGTCGTGCGCTACTCGCCCTTCCTGGAATGGCGCGATGTGCCGCTCGCCGAACTCGTCGCCATGACCACGGGGCTGCCGGTGACCGTCGACAACGACGTGCGCGCGCTGACCGTGGCCGAGCAGTGGTTCGGGGCGGGCGTGGGACTGTCCGGCTTCGCCGTCGTGACGGTCGGCGCGGGCATCGGCTGCGGCCTCGTGGTCCACGGCAGAGTGGTCGCCGGCGCCCACGGTGTGGCCGGCGAGATCGGACACGTCACCGTCGACCCGGCGGGCCCCCACTGCCACTGCGGCAACCGTGGCTGTCTGGAGGCCATCGCGAGCGACGACGCCATCGTCCGTCAGATGCGCGCGGCCACGGGGGTCCAGGTGGCCGACGCGGTCCAAGCCGCCGGACTGGCCCACGACGGTGTCGCCGGGGCGCGGGAGATCTACGCACGGGCGGGCGACGCCATCGGCCGTGGCATCGCCACCGTGGCCAATCTGCTCGGCCCCGAACGCGTGATCATCTCCGGTGAGGGCCTGGCCGCCTACGACCTGTTCGCCGACCACATCCGTGCCGCCTTCGCCGCGGCGGCCTTCGGCTCCGCGGCGCAGTGCGATGTGCGGACCCGGCCGCTGCCCTTCGACGAATGGGCCCGCGGCGCCGCGGCCACCGCCATCCAGTCCTTCATCCGGTCGGACCCGAACCAGCACAACAACCAGCGCATACGAGGAGCAGCCATGACGCAGCACGCCTGA
- a CDS encoding FdhF/YdeP family oxidoreductase, giving the protein MKKAPRHEPDERLSATPPKKWAAGVPAVTHALEYSLEETTVRRTATTLLAMNQVAGIDCPGCAWADPAPGDRHRNEYCENGAKHINDEATARRVTADFFRTHAVSELGRRSDLWLNQQGRLTEPMVKRPDADHYEPISWHEALKLISAELTSLDSPDEAVFYTSGRASNEAAFALQLFARAYGTNNLPDCSNMCHESSGFALHETLGTGKGTVSLDDLHHADLIFLVGQNPGTNHPRQLSALEQAKINGGRIIAVNTLPEAGLLRFKNPQRARGVIGPGTRIADRFLHIRSGGDLALFQGLNRLLLEAEDARPGTVLDHDFIRSSTSGFEEFSQHVRTIAWDDILTATGLTLREIEQVRDAVLGSKRVIVCWAMGVTQHRHGVSTIREIVNFLMLRGNLGRAGAGACPVRGHSNVQGDRTMGIWEQMPDSFLDALQREFGFDPPRAHGLDSVNSIRAMREGRIKVFLSLAGNFVRAAPDSTVTEEAMRRCRLTVHISTKLNRSHTVCGRTALILPTLGRTERDIQSSGEQFVTVENSMSEVHTSCGRLKPASTLLLSEVAILCRLARHTIGDKAGIPWDEFEADYGAIRHRIAHVVPGFHDFNRRVARPSGIRLPSPVNEGVFATPAGKALFTRNAWDMLRAPEGHLLLQTLRSHDQWNTIPYTDNDRYRGIHGRRRVVLVNPADMVELGLFEGQFVDLVGVWSDEVERRAEDFEVVPYPTTRGCAATYYPETNVLVPLDSVAEISNQPTSKGIVARLEARNG; this is encoded by the coding sequence ATGAAGAAGGCGCCGAGACACGAGCCGGACGAACGACTCTCCGCCACGCCGCCCAAGAAGTGGGCGGCGGGAGTGCCCGCGGTGACCCATGCGCTGGAGTACTCCCTGGAGGAGACGACGGTACGGCGCACCGCGACGACGCTGCTGGCCATGAACCAGGTGGCGGGCATCGACTGTCCCGGCTGCGCCTGGGCCGACCCCGCCCCCGGCGACCGGCACCGCAACGAATACTGCGAGAACGGCGCCAAGCACATCAACGACGAGGCGACGGCGCGGCGCGTCACCGCCGACTTCTTCCGTACGCATGCGGTCTCCGAGCTCGGCCGCCGTTCCGACCTGTGGCTGAACCAGCAGGGCCGGCTCACCGAGCCGATGGTCAAGCGGCCGGACGCGGACCACTACGAGCCGATCAGCTGGCATGAGGCCCTGAAGCTGATCTCCGCGGAGCTGACATCGCTGGACTCCCCCGATGAGGCGGTCTTCTACACCTCGGGGCGGGCCAGCAACGAGGCCGCCTTCGCACTGCAGCTCTTCGCCAGGGCCTACGGCACCAACAACCTGCCCGACTGCAGCAATATGTGCCATGAGTCCAGCGGCTTCGCACTGCACGAGACGTTGGGCACGGGCAAGGGCACGGTGAGCCTGGACGATCTGCACCACGCCGACCTGATCTTCCTGGTGGGCCAGAATCCCGGAACCAACCATCCGCGGCAGCTCTCCGCACTGGAGCAGGCGAAGATCAACGGTGGCCGCATCATCGCGGTGAACACGCTGCCGGAGGCCGGACTGCTGCGGTTCAAGAACCCGCAGCGGGCCCGCGGGGTGATCGGACCCGGTACCCGCATCGCCGATCGTTTTCTCCACATCCGCAGCGGCGGCGACCTCGCGCTGTTCCAGGGCCTGAACCGGCTGCTGCTGGAGGCGGAGGACGCCCGGCCGGGCACCGTACTCGACCACGATTTCATCCGCTCCAGCACCAGCGGGTTCGAGGAGTTCTCCCAGCACGTCCGCACCATCGCCTGGGACGACATCCTGACCGCGACCGGGCTGACCCTCCGCGAGATCGAGCAGGTCCGGGACGCCGTCCTGGGCAGCAAGCGCGTCATCGTCTGCTGGGCCATGGGAGTGACACAGCACCGACATGGTGTTTCCACCATCCGGGAGATCGTGAACTTCCTGATGCTGCGCGGAAACCTCGGCAGGGCCGGAGCCGGGGCCTGCCCGGTGCGCGGGCACAGCAATGTGCAGGGCGACCGCACGATGGGCATCTGGGAGCAGATGCCGGACTCCTTCCTGGACGCGCTGCAGCGCGAGTTCGGCTTCGATCCGCCTCGTGCCCACGGGCTGGACTCGGTGAACTCGATCAGGGCCATGCGCGAGGGCCGTATCAAGGTCTTCCTCTCGCTCGCGGGCAACTTCGTCCGGGCCGCTCCGGACAGTACGGTCACCGAGGAGGCCATGCGGCGCTGCCGTCTCACCGTTCATATCTCCACCAAGCTCAACCGGTCCCATACGGTCTGCGGCCGGACCGCGCTCATCCTGCCGACCCTCGGCCGTACCGAACGGGACATTCAGTCCAGTGGCGAGCAGTTCGTCACCGTGGAGAACTCGATGAGCGAGGTGCACACCTCCTGTGGGCGCCTGAAACCGGCCTCCACGCTGCTGCTCAGCGAGGTGGCCATCCTGTGCCGGCTCGCCCGCCACACCATCGGCGACAAGGCCGGCATCCCCTGGGACGAGTTCGAGGCCGACTACGGGGCGATCCGCCACCGCATCGCCCACGTCGTTCCGGGGTTCCACGACTTCAACCGGCGGGTGGCCCGCCCGAGTGGCATCAGGCTGCCCAGTCCGGTCAACGAGGGGGTCTTCGCCACCCCCGCCGGCAAGGCCCTGTTCACCCGCAACGCCTGGGACATGCTGCGGGCCCCCGAGGGGCATCTGCTGCTGCAGACCCTGCGCTCCCACGACCAGTGGAACACCATTCCCTACACGGACAACGACCGCTACCGGGGCATCCACGGACGGCGCAGGGTGGTACTGGTCAATCCGGCGGATATGGTCGAACTCGGCCTGTTCGAGGGGCAGTTCGTCGACCTCGTGGGCGTGTGGAGCGACGAGGTGGAGCGCCGCGCGGAGGACTTCGAGGTGGTCCCGTATCCGACCACCCGCGGCTGCGCCGCCACGTACTACCCCGAGACCAACGTCCTGGTGCCGCTCGACAGCGTGGCCGAGATCAGCAACCAACCGACCTCGAAGGGGATCGTGGCCCGCCTGGAGGCCCGTAACGGGTAG
- a CDS encoding MFS transporter, whose amino-acid sequence MAVHTEAADARTAGDRDAAPVRGAASKEPLTGFHIRVTATTFGANFSDGYALGVIGAVLPALGTDMHLSGVWEGLLGASALIGLFFGSILLGRVADVIGRQKLYLYNFVLIAVASAAQFWAHSPLVLFLLRLAIGFGLGADYAVGPTLLSEFVPSRLRGVLLGSLTVLWTVGYVLANVLGTYIPINGTSAYWLLASGAVPALLVLLLRIGIPESPSWLAARGRAAEAAKIRRTYLGQSEATAADAQAAAADQPPAARYRELFAPGQATKTWFGVVFYSAQVLPYFAIYTFMPQILATLQISGADTQNLVLNLALLLGGVIGLWPVQRLGRRPFTIGTFAILTLCLGAMAVLSGASSGALMVPFLIYTFVMAGASTITQVYPAELFPTALRGSGVGFLNGTSRVASAIGTFVLPVSLSHFGAGWSMGWMALVLLLGTVVSVAWAPETSDTLTAEDLHH is encoded by the coding sequence GTGGCAGTGCACACGGAGGCGGCGGACGCGCGGACGGCAGGGGACCGGGATGCGGCGCCTGTGCGGGGCGCCGCCTCGAAGGAGCCGCTCACCGGCTTCCACATTCGGGTGACGGCCACCACCTTCGGGGCGAACTTCTCCGACGGCTACGCCCTTGGCGTCATCGGAGCGGTGCTGCCCGCGCTCGGCACCGATATGCACCTGTCCGGCGTCTGGGAGGGCCTGCTCGGCGCCTCCGCCCTGATCGGCCTGTTCTTCGGCAGCATCCTGCTGGGGCGGGTGGCCGACGTGATCGGGCGCCAGAAGCTGTACCTCTACAACTTCGTCCTGATCGCGGTCGCCTCCGCCGCCCAGTTCTGGGCACACAGCCCGCTGGTCCTCTTCCTGCTCCGGCTGGCGATCGGCTTCGGTCTGGGCGCGGACTACGCCGTCGGCCCGACCCTGCTCTCCGAGTTCGTCCCCAGCCGGCTGCGCGGCGTCCTCCTGGGCTCCCTCACCGTGCTGTGGACCGTCGGCTACGTACTGGCCAACGTCCTGGGCACCTACATCCCGATCAACGGCACCTCCGCGTACTGGCTGCTGGCCAGCGGAGCGGTGCCCGCCCTGCTGGTGCTGCTGCTGCGGATCGGTATCCCGGAATCCCCGAGCTGGCTGGCCGCCCGCGGCCGGGCCGCCGAGGCCGCAAAGATCCGCCGCACCTACCTGGGACAGTCCGAGGCCACCGCAGCCGACGCGCAGGCCGCGGCCGCCGACCAGCCGCCCGCCGCCCGGTACCGCGAGCTCTTCGCCCCCGGCCAGGCCACCAAGACCTGGTTCGGCGTCGTCTTCTACAGCGCCCAGGTGCTGCCCTACTTCGCCATCTACACCTTCATGCCGCAGATCCTGGCCACCTTGCAGATCTCCGGCGCGGACACCCAGAACCTGGTGCTCAATCTGGCCCTGTTGCTCGGCGGTGTGATCGGGCTGTGGCCGGTGCAGCGCCTGGGCCGCAGGCCGTTCACCATCGGCACCTTCGCGATCCTCACGCTCTGTCTGGGGGCGATGGCCGTCCTCAGCGGCGCCTCCAGCGGGGCGCTGATGGTCCCCTTCCTGATCTACACCTTCGTCATGGCCGGTGCCTCCACCATCACCCAGGTCTATCCGGCCGAGCTCTTCCCCACCGCGCTGCGCGGCTCGGGGGTCGGTTTCCTCAACGGCACCAGCAGGGTCGCTTCCGCCATCGGCACCTTCGTCCTGCCGGTCAGCCTGAGCCACTTCGGCGCGGGGTGGTCGATGGGCTGGATGGCGCTGGTGCTGCTGCTCGGCACGGTCGTCAGCGTGGCCTGGGCGCCGGAGACCAGTGACACCCTCACCGCCGAGGACCTGCACCACTGA
- a CDS encoding cupin domain-containing protein has protein sequence MTDPAVSVVGPGDGETIVLGTTRLRILEDGGNTGHRLGIAESVLAPHTPGPPQHRHAEHDEGFYVISGTVRFTVGEQDYDAAAGTLVMVPPGAPHTFANMTDQPAVMLSTFTPDLYVRYFRDLRDMIAGGQALTPQANIQVMRRYATEPATDFDQKTESAS, from the coding sequence ATGACCGACCCCGCCGTATCGGTGGTCGGCCCGGGCGACGGCGAGACGATCGTCCTGGGCACCACGCGACTGCGCATCCTCGAGGACGGCGGCAACACCGGGCACCGGCTCGGGATCGCCGAATCCGTCCTCGCGCCGCACACCCCCGGACCCCCGCAGCACCGCCACGCCGAGCACGACGAGGGTTTCTACGTCATCTCCGGTACGGTGCGGTTCACGGTCGGAGAACAGGACTACGACGCGGCCGCGGGCACGCTCGTGATGGTCCCGCCCGGTGCCCCGCACACCTTTGCCAACATGACCGACCAACCGGCCGTCATGCTCAGCACGTTCACACCAGACCTGTATGTGCGGTACTTCCGGGACCTGCGGGACATGATCGCCGGCGGCCAGGCGCTGACCCCGCAGGCGAACATCCAGGTGATGCGCCGTTACGCCACCGAGCCCGCCACCGACTTCGATCAGAAGACGGAGTCGGCATCGTGA
- a CDS encoding LysR family transcriptional regulator: protein MELRTLRYFVAVAEELHFGRAAIRLHMSQPPLSRAIKQLETELGAALLRRSSVGVALTPVGAVLLDEARALLDQADRVRVRVAAAAGAATLTVGLLGDSADPGAARLAAAYNRRHPGVEVHIRETDLTDPTCGLHAGLVDIALTRGPFDETGLAVHELRTDPVGALLRTDDPLARHDSLKLADLADRRWFRFPAGTDPLWQSYWNGGEPRVGPVVRAVQECLQAVLWNGTVGMTLVDHQPAAGLAVVPLTDMPPSRVVAAWNEDDTNPLIRSFVQIAIAAYRD from the coding sequence ATGGAGCTACGGACACTGCGCTATTTCGTGGCGGTCGCCGAGGAACTCCACTTCGGCCGGGCGGCCATCCGGCTGCATATGAGCCAGCCGCCACTGAGCCGGGCGATCAAGCAGTTGGAGACCGAGCTCGGTGCCGCGCTGCTTCGCCGATCGTCCGTCGGTGTCGCGCTCACTCCGGTGGGGGCGGTGCTGCTGGATGAGGCGCGCGCCCTGCTCGACCAGGCCGACCGGGTACGCGTGCGCGTGGCCGCAGCGGCCGGCGCCGCCACCCTCACCGTGGGCCTCCTGGGCGACAGCGCCGACCCGGGCGCGGCCCGGCTGGCCGCCGCCTACAACCGGCGGCACCCGGGCGTCGAGGTCCATATCCGCGAGACCGACCTGACCGATCCCACCTGCGGGCTGCACGCCGGACTGGTCGACATCGCCCTGACCCGCGGGCCGTTCGACGAGACCGGCCTGGCCGTGCACGAGTTGCGCACCGACCCGGTGGGTGCGCTGCTGCGCACCGACGATCCGCTGGCCCGCCACGACAGTCTGAAACTGGCCGACCTCGCCGACCGCCGCTGGTTCCGGTTCCCGGCGGGCACCGACCCGCTCTGGCAGTCGTACTGGAACGGAGGGGAACCCCGCGTGGGCCCGGTGGTGCGCGCCGTCCAGGAATGCCTGCAGGCCGTTCTGTGGAACGGCACGGTCGGCATGACCCTCGTGGACCATCAACCGGCGGCGGGGCTCGCCGTGGTGCCGCTGACCGACATGCCGCCGAGCCGGGTGGTGGCGGCGTGGAACGAGGACGACACGAATCCACTGATCCGCTCCTTCGTCCAGATCGCCATCGCCGCCTACCGCGACTGA
- a CDS encoding SRPBCC family protein: MNTIEETIEVAVPVRTAYNQWTQFKSFPRFMSTVERVEQIRPTITHWVIRCGPVRCAFQAEIVHQRPDSSVVWRCLQRRPSHWGEVSFRSPAPDRTQVTVRIEGTPGRVASLLTNVSSGLTRRVVRRELGHFKEFIEGLGEESGAWRGSIHNGHVQPTEPEPPRSRVARWPVG; encoded by the coding sequence ATGAACACCATCGAAGAGACGATCGAGGTCGCGGTCCCGGTACGCACTGCCTACAACCAATGGACCCAGTTCAAGAGCTTTCCGCGGTTCATGTCCACGGTAGAGAGGGTCGAGCAGATCAGACCCACGATCACCCATTGGGTCATCCGGTGCGGCCCGGTGCGCTGCGCGTTCCAGGCGGAGATCGTGCACCAGCGGCCGGACTCCTCCGTGGTATGGCGTTGCCTTCAGCGCCGCCCCTCCCACTGGGGTGAGGTGTCGTTCCGCTCCCCGGCACCGGACCGCACCCAGGTCACCGTGCGCATCGAGGGCACTCCGGGCAGAGTCGCGTCCCTCCTCACGAACGTCTCCTCCGGGCTCACGCGCCGGGTGGTCCGAAGGGAGCTCGGGCACTTCAAAGAGTTCATCGAGGGCCTGGGCGAGGAGAGCGGGGCCTGGCGGGGGTCCATCCACAACGGACACGTACAGCCGACGGAACCGGAACCGCCGAGAAGCCGGGTTGCTCGCTGGCCCGTGGGCTGA
- a CDS encoding alpha-galactosidase D, whose amino-acid sequence MRSSSYALMPVHGLRTIVVMALAAGFATAVPAAQAQPDDNKATPASSADPGAVAAKPYMGWTSWSMQSSKYPGLNPNGDYSYLTEANVLKQTDAMAAKLKKYGYEYVNIDAGWWRNYAWTPEFDEYGRQKADPVRFPSGMKSVADHIHSKGLKAGIYLPVGLEKEAYGGGKVPIWKAEGCTTADIVYDDLRTTNGWDSAYKIDFSNPCAQKYIDSQARLFADWGYDFLKLDGVGPGSFKSGDNYNNVADVAAWQKAIAATGRPIHLELSWSLDIGHAADWKKYSNGWRIDTDVECYCNTLVSWENSVDDRWSDAPAWAGHAAPGGWNDLDSLDVGNGEMDGLTKAERQSYATLWAIAKSPLYTGDDLTRLDSYGLSLLTNREVIAVNQGGDAPAKPVTPSDPQQVWAAKNHDGTYTVALFNLAGKPASVTADWSTLGFTGKAAVRDLWNHESLGSHKDRITQALPAHGSRLFTVTPRGDALTWTAIEAESSANTLSGNASVADCPACSDGHKVGNLYTGGKLTLNNVVVDKAGTYQIKVAYISGDARSVAVSANGGGATSHAFPSTGDWSTVSSVHVPVALKAGSNTVTFDSGSGYAPDIDRIDVPKSF is encoded by the coding sequence ATGCGGTCATCCTCGTACGCCCTCATGCCCGTACACGGTCTGAGAACCATCGTCGTCATGGCCCTCGCCGCGGGCTTCGCCACCGCCGTCCCCGCGGCGCAGGCACAGCCCGACGACAACAAGGCCACCCCGGCATCCTCGGCGGACCCGGGCGCTGTCGCCGCCAAGCCCTATATGGGCTGGACCAGTTGGAGCATGCAGTCATCGAAGTACCCGGGCCTCAACCCGAACGGCGACTACAGCTACCTCACCGAGGCGAACGTCCTCAAGCAGACCGACGCCATGGCCGCCAAGCTGAAGAAGTACGGCTACGAGTACGTCAACATCGACGCGGGCTGGTGGCGCAACTACGCGTGGACGCCCGAGTTCGACGAGTACGGCCGGCAGAAGGCCGATCCGGTGCGCTTCCCCAGCGGCATGAAGTCGGTCGCCGACCATATCCACTCCAAGGGTCTCAAGGCCGGTATCTACCTGCCCGTCGGCCTGGAGAAGGAGGCGTACGGCGGGGGCAAGGTGCCGATCTGGAAGGCCGAGGGCTGCACCACCGCCGACATCGTCTACGACGACCTGCGCACCACCAATGGCTGGGACAGTGCGTACAAGATTGATTTCTCCAATCCGTGCGCACAGAAGTACATCGACTCCCAGGCGCGGCTGTTCGCAGACTGGGGCTATGACTTCCTCAAGCTCGACGGTGTGGGCCCGGGCTCTTTCAAGAGTGGCGACAACTACAACAACGTCGCCGACGTGGCCGCCTGGCAGAAGGCGATCGCCGCCACCGGCCGTCCGATCCACCTGGAGCTGTCCTGGTCCCTGGACATCGGACACGCCGCCGACTGGAAGAAGTACTCCAACGGCTGGCGCATCGACACCGACGTCGAGTGCTACTGCAACACGCTCGTGAGCTGGGAAAACTCCGTGGACGACCGGTGGAGTGACGCCCCTGCCTGGGCCGGGCACGCAGCCCCCGGTGGCTGGAACGACCTCGACTCCCTCGACGTGGGCAACGGCGAGATGGACGGCCTGACCAAGGCCGAGCGGCAGAGCTACGCCACGTTGTGGGCCATCGCCAAGTCGCCGCTCTACACCGGCGACGACCTGACCAGGCTGGACTCCTACGGCCTGTCCCTGCTGACCAACCGCGAGGTCATCGCCGTCAACCAGGGCGGCGACGCGCCCGCGAAGCCGGTCACACCGTCCGACCCACAGCAGGTGTGGGCCGCGAAGAACCACGACGGCACCTACACGGTCGCCCTCTTCAACCTCGCCGGCAAACCGGCCTCGGTGACCGCCGACTGGTCGACGCTCGGCTTCACCGGCAAGGCCGCGGTCCGGGATCTGTGGAACCACGAGAGCCTCGGCAGTCACAAGGACAGGATCACCCAGGCCCTGCCCGCCCACGGCTCCCGCCTCTTCACGGTCACCCCGCGCGGCGACGCGCTCACCTGGACCGCCATCGAGGCCGAGTCGTCCGCGAACACCCTCAGCGGCAACGCCTCCGTCGCCGACTGCCCGGCCTGCTCCGACGGCCACAAGGTCGGCAACCTCTATACCGGCGGCAAGCTGACCCTCAACAACGTCGTCGTCGACAAGGCCGGCACCTACCAGATCAAGGTCGCCTACATCAGCGGTGACGCCCGCTCCGTCGCCGTCTCGGCCAACGGGGGCGGCGCCACGAGCCACGCCTTCCCCTCGACCGGCGACTGGTCCACCGTCAGCAGTGTCCACGTACCGGTGGCGCTCAAGGCCGGCTCCAACACCGTCACCTTCGACAGCGGTTCCGGCTACGCGCCGGACATCGACCGGATCGACGTACCGAAGTCCTTCTGA